One genomic window of Anthonomus grandis grandis chromosome 3, icAntGran1.3, whole genome shotgun sequence includes the following:
- the LOC126733688 gene encoding uncharacterized protein LOC126733688, whose amino-acid sequence MPYAITSDKWVKHHSEQEKKRIEKENIIKKRKLETTLKKTSAETKNNSKKLINGVRENQVKEKQNDVEATKIQDVDDENKKLARQEQNKKLKLAVKEGESEKFIDGVRENKVVKKEIDVETKRPDKTSSKTFNIGDFMVISYQKKRYPGLIKNIDQGAQEYEISVMEKIKPNFWRWPKNVDQIWYKRKFVLEKISEPISSKGSIYNLNI is encoded by the exons ATGCCCTACGCAATAACATCCGATAAGTGGGTGAAACATCATTctgaacaagaaaaaaaaagaatagagaaagagaatataataaagaaaagaaaactggaAACGACTTTAAAGAAAACGTCAGCTGAAACTAAGAATAATTCAAAAAAGTTGATAAACGGAGTTCGAGAAAATCAAG ttaaagaaaaacaaaatgatgTGGAAGCAACCAAGATCCAGGATGTtgatgatgaaaataaaaagttagcCAGACAAGAACAGAACAAGAAGTTAAAATTGGCTGTTAAAGAAGGGGAATCAGAAAAGTTTATTGATGGAGTTCGAGAAAATAAAG ttgttaaaaaagaaatagacgTGGAAACGAAGAGGCCTGACAAAACAAGCAGTaaaa CTTTTAATATTGGAGACTTCATGGTTATAAGTTACCAAAAGAAGAGGTATCcaggtttaataaaaaatatagatcaGGGTGCCCAAGAATATGAGATCAGCGTTATGGAAAagataaaaccaaatttttggAGATGGCCCAAAAATGTGGACCAAATTTGGTATAAGAgaaaatttgttttagaaaaaatttcagAGCCAATATCATCCAAAGGcagtatatataatttaaatatttga